The following proteins are co-located in the Microcystis wesenbergii NRERC-220 genome:
- the recJ gene encoding single-stranded-DNA-specific exonuclease RecJ codes for MSNWQIPPSVELPQEFLKIVQDYTPESDGSVVAQILWHRGVRDVVTLRTFLDEKAYQSKTPFDFGQEMNFAVKRLEKALNKGEKVTIWGDFDADGVTATSVLWEGLGQFFPPYQQLDYYIPDRQKESHGLNSPGIEKLARQGTSLIVTCDTGSTNIAEIDYAKSLGIDIIITDHHTLPDERPEVIALINPRYFVETHPFYHLSGVAVAYKLVEAMYLTLADIPRKPLENLLDLVAIGLIADLVKLTGECRYLAQKGMQKLQNTQRLGVKKLLDLCNKTGDRPMDISFGIGPRINAVSRIYGDARFCVELLTSEDEKRCQELAEQAELANIRRQEIQRDIIKQVQKKLERIDLSTTNVIILDDPQWMAGILGLVAGKIAQEYQRPTILLSTSEPPFAKGSARSIREIDLYQLVSSQSHLLHRFGGHPLAAGLSLTIENLPLFIEGINQQLRRTGIDLTSLSSQIEVDAVVTVSQLGKSLFRELKLLEPCGMGNPTPKLLIQNCYFHNLWHKNLEDFKGRKIAYPRTTFEIWDSSIEQGFPGMWWGHHKDEIAADTRYDAVVELDFNTYKNRYEVRLIALQPYQQESLTYSNKKDFLIDNRHREISQEVSKLNPLFLWECPRDWTKLSREYQQAILRDKKLVLAYASPLKKSAHTPWINLVGIGKYLARTKTSISRQQLQNRLNLSYHTLELGLISLAENGFKVKKNQENLSFELVNHEAKINKIEQFLEAVALENFLQQYFATVPLEILQAILNHEDSIDF; via the coding sequence GTGTCTAACTGGCAAATTCCCCCATCGGTAGAGCTTCCCCAAGAGTTTTTAAAAATAGTCCAAGACTACACCCCAGAGTCGGATGGCAGCGTCGTGGCACAAATATTATGGCATCGCGGTGTCCGGGATGTGGTGACTCTGCGGACGTTTCTGGATGAGAAAGCTTATCAGTCAAAAACTCCCTTTGATTTTGGGCAAGAAATGAACTTCGCCGTCAAAAGACTGGAAAAAGCCCTAAATAAAGGTGAAAAAGTGACTATTTGGGGTGATTTCGATGCCGATGGTGTCACCGCTACCAGTGTCCTTTGGGAAGGATTGGGGCAGTTTTTCCCACCCTATCAACAGTTAGATTATTACATACCCGATCGCCAAAAAGAATCCCACGGACTCAATTCTCCTGGTATCGAGAAACTAGCGCGTCAAGGAACCAGTTTAATCGTCACCTGTGACACGGGAAGCACGAATATCGCCGAAATTGACTATGCAAAAAGTTTAGGCATCGATATTATCATCACCGATCATCATACCCTACCCGACGAGCGCCCCGAGGTGATTGCCCTGATTAATCCCCGCTACTTTGTGGAAACCCATCCTTTCTATCATCTTTCTGGGGTTGCCGTTGCTTATAAATTAGTGGAAGCGATGTATTTAACCCTGGCAGATATTCCCAGAAAACCCCTAGAAAATTTACTGGATTTAGTTGCGATTGGTTTAATTGCCGATTTAGTCAAATTGACGGGAGAATGTCGTTATTTAGCTCAAAAAGGTATGCAAAAACTGCAAAATACTCAGCGTTTAGGAGTTAAAAAATTACTCGATTTATGTAACAAAACCGGAGATAGACCGATGGATATATCCTTCGGTATTGGACCGCGCATTAATGCCGTCAGTCGCATTTATGGCGATGCCAGATTTTGTGTGGAATTACTTACCAGTGAAGATGAAAAACGTTGTCAAGAATTAGCTGAACAAGCGGAATTAGCCAATATTCGTCGCCAAGAAATCCAACGGGATATTATTAAACAAGTTCAGAAAAAACTAGAAAGAATTGATCTTTCCACCACTAATGTAATTATTTTAGATGATCCCCAATGGATGGCGGGAATTTTAGGATTAGTTGCGGGAAAAATTGCCCAAGAATACCAGCGACCGACAATTTTATTAAGTACCAGTGAACCACCTTTTGCTAAGGGTTCCGCTCGGTCAATTCGCGAGATCGATCTTTATCAATTAGTATCCTCTCAATCCCATCTTTTACATCGTTTTGGTGGTCATCCTTTGGCCGCAGGTTTAAGTTTAACCATAGAAAATTTACCCCTATTTATTGAGGGAATTAATCAACAATTGCGACGCACAGGAATTGATTTAACTTCCCTTTCTTCCCAGATAGAAGTGGATGCGGTGGTGACGGTTTCCCAATTGGGAAAAAGTCTATTTAGAGAATTAAAATTACTGGAACCCTGCGGGATGGGTAATCCGACACCGAAGCTATTAATTCAAAATTGTTATTTTCACAATCTTTGGCATAAAAATCTTGAAGATTTCAAAGGCAGAAAAATCGCTTATCCCCGGACAACTTTTGAGATCTGGGATAGTTCAATCGAGCAGGGTTTCCCCGGTATGTGGTGGGGTCATCACAAAGATGAAATTGCTGCCGATACCCGTTATGATGCCGTAGTTGAATTAGATTTTAATACCTACAAAAATCGCTATGAAGTGCGCTTAATTGCCCTGCAACCCTATCAACAAGAATCCCTAACCTATAGCAATAAAAAAGATTTTTTAATCGACAATCGCCATCGAGAAATTAGTCAAGAAGTTAGCAAATTAAATCCCCTTTTTCTCTGGGAATGTCCCCGGGATTGGACAAAACTTTCCCGGGAATATCAACAGGCAATTTTACGCGATAAAAAGTTAGTTCTTGCCTATGCTAGTCCTTTAAAAAAATCCGCTCACACCCCATGGATAAACCTTGTTGGGATCGGGAAATATTTAGCTAGAACTAAAACCAGTATTTCCCGTCAACAATTACAAAACCGCTTAAACCTCAGTTATCATACCCTAGAATTAGGATTAATTTCCCTAGCAGAAAATGGCTTTAAAGTCAAGAAAAATCAAGAAAATTTATCCTTTGAATTAGTCAATCATGAGGCGAAAATTAATAAGATTGAGCAATTTCTAGAAGCGGTGGCCCTAGAGAACTTTCTCCAGCAATACTTTGCTACTGTTCCCCTAGAAATACTGCAAGCAATTCTCAATCATGAAGACTCGATCGATTTCTAG
- a CDS encoding alpha/beta fold hydrolase: MALQSPLTATSLEQLSWTWQGHTIPYTVRGEGQPLVLIHGFGASIGHWRKNIPVLAENGYQVYALDLLGFGGADKPALDYSLDLWQRQIQDFWREKIAKPTVFIGNSIGGLITLMLMAESPEITAGGVIINCAGGLNHRPEELNFPLRLIMAAFTGLVSSPVTGKFIFEQVRQKNRIRNTLKQVYRDHTAITEELVEILYQPSCDAGAWGVFASVLTAPPGPSPQELLPPIDRPLLVLWGEDDPWTPIAGSVIYQERAKMGNNTQFYPIAKAGHCPHDEHPEKVNQLILSWLSEMGI, from the coding sequence ATGGCACTACAATCGCCGCTCACTGCCACTAGCTTAGAGCAATTGTCTTGGACATGGCAAGGTCACACCATCCCCTACACTGTGCGGGGAGAAGGACAACCCCTAGTCTTAATTCACGGTTTTGGGGCATCTATCGGTCATTGGCGCAAAAATATCCCCGTTTTAGCGGAAAATGGCTATCAAGTCTATGCCCTAGATCTTTTGGGATTTGGGGGTGCGGATAAGCCCGCTTTAGATTATAGTCTCGACCTTTGGCAGCGGCAAATACAAGACTTTTGGCGGGAAAAAATCGCAAAACCGACGGTATTTATCGGTAATTCTATCGGGGGACTGATTACCTTAATGCTGATGGCAGAATCTCCCGAAATCACTGCCGGAGGAGTAATTATCAACTGTGCTGGAGGATTAAACCATCGTCCCGAAGAATTAAATTTTCCGCTGCGTTTAATCATGGCTGCCTTTACCGGTTTAGTTAGTTCTCCCGTGACAGGAAAGTTTATTTTTGAACAGGTAAGGCAAAAAAATCGCATCCGTAACACCTTAAAACAAGTTTATCGCGACCATACCGCGATTACCGAGGAATTAGTCGAAATTCTCTATCAACCCTCCTGTGATGCGGGTGCGTGGGGAGTGTTTGCATCGGTGTTGACAGCACCCCCCGGACCATCTCCCCAGGAATTATTACCGCCAATCGATCGCCCTTTATTGGTACTCTGGGGAGAGGATGACCCTTGGACACCGATCGCTGGTTCGGTAATTTACCAAGAAAGAGCCAAAATGGGAAATAATACCCAATTTTATCCGATTGCCAAAGCTGGTCACTGTCCCCACGATGAACATCCCGAAAAAGTTAATCAATTAATTTTGAGTTGGCTGTCGGAAATGGGGATTTAG
- a CDS encoding MoaD/ThiS family protein, with protein sequence MEKITITVKLFAIYQEVYQTSQLNLEFPAHTSVAAVLNYIIAPYPQLERWRDVTRFGVNLQFVSGEKILENGDEIVLIPPVSGG encoded by the coding sequence ATGGAAAAGATTACGATCACAGTAAAACTATTTGCTATTTATCAAGAAGTCTATCAAACTTCACAATTAAACCTCGAATTTCCCGCCCACACTTCCGTGGCAGCAGTGTTAAACTATATTATAGCCCCCTATCCCCAATTAGAAAGATGGCGGGATGTTACTCGTTTTGGAGTCAATCTTCAGTTTGTTTCGGGAGAGAAAATCCTCGAAAATGGCGATGAGATAGTTCTAATTCCCCCCGTTAGTGGTGGCTAA
- a CDS encoding lipid-A-disaccharide synthase-related protein translates to MLKQVLFLSNGHGEDLNASLIVGELQKIQPQLSIAALPLVGEGKAYQKLPVPIIAPTATMPSGGIIYTNPFNWIKDIGAGLIGLTIKQIQAAFKVSKDCDLLIAVGDIVPIAIARLTSRPFVAFIVSTSSYYEGTIKLPLLTELCLRSDKCLRVFTRDKYTATDLQNRGIKKAIFAGYPIMDVLTPTGKDLELDSQIPMIALLAGSRLPEALSNLALQLQVCEEIVKIKPMQFRAAIVPSIRETDLENLAKQEGWHYLGAGKLEKNGAKVCCYRDAFADILHHCDACLAMAGTAVEQAVGLGKPVLQIPGFGPQFTYPFAEAQMRLLGESVITIGKKPTEVNLFKNAAVKIIDILADSRYLHRCLENGKIRVGESGGSRNIAEEIYINLGC, encoded by the coding sequence ATGCTTAAACAGGTTTTATTTCTTAGTAATGGTCATGGCGAGGATTTAAATGCTAGTTTAATTGTGGGAGAATTACAAAAAATTCAGCCCCAATTATCTATAGCTGCTTTGCCTTTAGTGGGAGAGGGAAAAGCTTATCAAAAATTGCCAGTACCTATTATTGCCCCCACTGCCACTATGCCCTCGGGGGGAATTATTTATACCAATCCTTTTAATTGGATTAAGGATATTGGGGCGGGATTAATCGGTCTAACTATTAAACAAATTCAGGCAGCTTTTAAAGTTAGCAAGGATTGTGATTTATTGATAGCAGTGGGGGATATCGTACCGATTGCGATCGCTCGCTTAACCAGTCGTCCTTTTGTGGCTTTTATTGTTTCTACTTCCAGTTATTACGAAGGTACAATTAAATTACCTTTACTGACAGAATTATGTTTGAGATCAGACAAGTGTTTGAGGGTTTTCACTAGGGATAAATATACAGCAACAGATCTACAAAATCGGGGTATTAAAAAAGCGATTTTTGCTGGTTATCCGATTATGGATGTCTTAACACCAACGGGTAAAGATTTAGAATTGGATAGTCAAATTCCCATGATTGCTTTATTAGCGGGGAGTCGTTTACCCGAAGCTTTAAGTAATTTAGCTTTACAGTTACAAGTCTGTGAGGAAATAGTTAAAATTAAACCGATGCAGTTTCGGGCTGCTATCGTTCCTAGCATCAGAGAAACCGACTTAGAAAATTTAGCTAAACAAGAGGGATGGCATTATTTAGGAGCGGGAAAATTAGAGAAAAATGGGGCTAAGGTGTGCTGTTATCGTGATGCTTTTGCCGATATTCTACACCATTGTGACGCTTGTTTAGCCATGGCAGGGACAGCAGTAGAACAAGCGGTAGGATTAGGAAAACCCGTCCTACAAATACCCGGATTTGGTCCCCAATTTACCTACCCTTTTGCTGAGGCACAAATGCGCTTATTAGGGGAATCGGTGATAACTATTGGAAAGAAACCCACGGAGGTAAATTTATTTAAAAATGCTGCGGTTAAAATTATCGATATTTTGGCAGATTCTCGTTATTTACACAGATGTTTAGAGAATGGCAAAATTAGAGTGGGAGAGTCTGGAGGTAGCAGGAATATTGCCGAAGAAATTTATATAAACTTAGGGTGTTAA
- a CDS encoding fused MFS/spermidine synthase — translation MAGSELKADLWVNEYITPWDIYSHGVSRILAYKKTAFQEMYIVESGAYGKALVLDGKWQSCTGDEFIYHEALVQPAMIAHQEPKTALILGGGEGATTRELLRWKTIEKVMMIDIDGDVVAACKEHLPEMHQGTFDDPRFQLVVADALEVLDTTNDKWDIIISDLVDPIEEGPSFPLFTKEYFEKLQRVLAENGIVVVQSGPVSPPSVMYHARLVNTLKAVFPYVHSYCAPTPSYGSPWGFTLCANHPLNTRPDPDVVDELISDTTTGGLRLIDGMSLLGMLQTPLYIRQAIAQNTEVYTLAKPPKFFGQGVISYQ, via the coding sequence ATGGCAGGAAGTGAACTAAAAGCGGATCTATGGGTTAACGAATATATTACCCCCTGGGACATTTATAGTCATGGGGTTTCGCGGATTTTAGCCTACAAAAAAACCGCTTTTCAGGAGATGTATATTGTTGAATCGGGGGCCTATGGAAAAGCCTTGGTACTGGATGGGAAATGGCAATCTTGTACGGGGGATGAATTTATTTATCATGAAGCATTAGTGCAACCGGCAATGATTGCCCACCAAGAACCAAAAACTGCTTTAATTCTGGGAGGTGGTGAAGGTGCGACAACGCGGGAGTTATTGCGTTGGAAAACAATCGAAAAAGTGATGATGATCGATATCGATGGGGATGTGGTGGCAGCTTGTAAGGAACATCTTCCCGAAATGCACCAAGGCACTTTTGATGATCCTCGTTTTCAGTTAGTTGTGGCCGATGCTTTAGAAGTTTTAGACACTACTAACGATAAATGGGATATTATTATCTCCGATCTAGTTGATCCCATCGAAGAGGGTCCTTCTTTCCCCCTATTCACGAAAGAATACTTTGAAAAACTACAAAGAGTTTTGGCAGAAAATGGCATTGTGGTTGTCCAATCTGGCCCGGTTTCTCCTCCTTCGGTGATGTATCATGCGCGTTTGGTGAATACTTTAAAAGCAGTTTTTCCCTACGTTCATTCCTATTGCGCTCCCACTCCTAGTTATGGTTCCCCTTGGGGTTTTACCCTCTGTGCTAATCATCCTTTAAATACTCGTCCCGATCCGGACGTGGTAGATGAATTAATCAGCGATACAACTACGGGAGGATTACGTTTAATTGATGGCATGAGTTTACTAGGAATGTTACAAACTCCTCTCTATATTCGTCAAGCAATCGCACAAAATACGGAAGTTTATACCCTGGCAAAACCCCCGAAATTCTTCGGTCAAGGAGTAATCAGTTATCAGTAA
- a CDS encoding DUF2442 domain-containing protein: protein MLNKPEITVIIEDKEIYNFLPEFQSVQILSLPDLKNIDSLKNIFICTSLTSLKAVTDIARNANDKHHLRGLFIRADIDSIWLPQLFKRANLRTLRNTLVYRDFILPTRVINAWSWGAQEHLIATALVIGESLLISRCDLNELEIPFASMPALQRIPLEEREKFIIAEDGSYIHWPVVDIHLDIEAFLSVIEPVAKQKFAAIKLKHDQIFGRAIASLRKQHQLRQSDIIGVSERQVRRIEQGEGTKVETLNLFAQAHKMELNDYLDAVAGLIDNTSVDLDSFTHPNIPEIDDLFKLMGTENPVEVIEKKVNSEYISREECN, encoded by the coding sequence ATGTTAAACAAGCCAGAAATTACTGTTATAATTGAAGATAAAGAAATTTATAATTTCTTGCCAGAGTTTCAATCTGTGCAGATTCTTTCTTTACCAGATTTAAAGAATATTGATTCCTTAAAAAACATCTTTATTTGTACTTCTTTGACCAGTTTAAAAGCAGTGACAGATATTGCCAGAAATGCTAATGATAAACATCATCTGCGAGGTCTTTTTATCCGAGCAGACATTGATTCTATCTGGTTGCCGCAACTATTTAAACGGGCCAATTTACGCACCCTGCGAAATACCCTCGTTTATCGAGATTTTATTTTACCGACAAGGGTGATTAATGCTTGGAGTTGGGGAGCGCAAGAGCATTTAATCGCCACAGCTTTAGTTATTGGGGAAAGTTTATTAATCAGTCGCTGTGATCTCAATGAGCTAGAAATTCCCTTTGCATCTATGCCAGCTTTACAGCGTATTCCTCTAGAAGAAAGAGAGAAGTTTATTATAGCAGAAGATGGTAGTTATATTCATTGGCCAGTCGTGGACATTCATCTTGATATAGAGGCTTTTTTGAGTGTGATTGAACCAGTAGCAAAACAAAAGTTTGCAGCGATTAAATTAAAACATGATCAGATTTTTGGTCGAGCGATTGCCTCTTTACGCAAACAGCATCAACTGCGACAATCAGATATTATAGGAGTATCCGAGCGTCAAGTGAGACGCATTGAACAGGGAGAAGGAACAAAGGTAGAAACCCTTAATTTATTTGCCCAAGCTCACAAAATGGAACTTAATGATTATCTTGATGCTGTTGCTGGGTTAATCGATAATACTTCAGTAGATTTGGATAGTTTTACTCATCCAAATATCCCAGAAATAGATGATTTATTTAAACTTATGGGTACTGAAAATCCTGTTGAAGTAATAGAAAAAAAAGTTAACTCCGAATATATCAGTAGAGAGGAGTGTAACTAA
- the sppA gene encoding signal peptide peptidase SppA → MVWPFKPKTRKQIARIEITGAIASDTRKRVLKALEIVKERQYPALLLRIDSPGGTVGDSQEIYEALKRLQKTTKIIASFGNISASGGVYIGMGANYIMANPGTITGSIGVILRGNNLERLLDKVGVSFKVIKSGPYKDILSFDRELTDEEERILQDMIDTSYQQFLQTVARGRNLDVNQVKSFADGRIFTGQQALELGVVDRLGTEEDARLWALELAGLPPDKTKCQTIEEPKPLLSRLTGNRSQIPPGLQKTLQRLEFELEVNGQLLWLYRP, encoded by the coding sequence ATGGTCTGGCCTTTTAAACCGAAAACCCGCAAACAAATCGCTCGAATAGAAATTACAGGTGCAATTGCCTCCGATACCCGCAAAAGAGTCTTAAAAGCCCTAGAAATCGTCAAAGAAAGGCAATATCCCGCCCTACTTCTCCGCATTGACTCCCCCGGGGGAACCGTGGGGGATTCCCAAGAAATTTACGAAGCATTGAAGCGGTTACAAAAAACCACGAAAATAATCGCTAGTTTTGGCAATATTTCCGCCTCTGGCGGCGTTTATATCGGTATGGGGGCTAATTATATTATGGCTAACCCCGGCACGATTACCGGCTCGATCGGTGTTATCCTGAGAGGGAACAATCTGGAAAGATTGTTGGATAAGGTGGGAGTTTCGTTTAAAGTGATTAAATCGGGCCCTTATAAAGATATTCTCTCCTTCGATCGAGAATTAACTGATGAAGAAGAAAGAATTCTCCAGGATATGATCGATACCAGTTATCAGCAATTTCTGCAAACCGTCGCCAGAGGGAGAAATTTAGATGTCAATCAGGTGAAAAGTTTTGCCGATGGGCGCATTTTTACCGGTCAACAGGCGTTAGAATTAGGAGTGGTTGATCGCTTGGGAACCGAGGAAGATGCCCGACTTTGGGCGCTAGAATTGGCAGGATTACCCCCAGATAAAACTAAATGTCAGACTATCGAAGAACCGAAACCCCTCCTCAGTCGTCTGACGGGCAATCGTTCCCAAATACCCCCAGGATTACAAAAAACCCTACAGCGTCTAGAATTTGAATTAGAAGTTAACGGACAACTATTGTGGTTATACCGACCCTGA
- a CDS encoding cobalamin biosynthesis protein, with protein MDGRFKDKPDETAPSPAKVQWHGRVLWLGIGCIRGTEKAVIDRAIRAVFERYHLSLAAIAGIATLDIKADERGLIAYCQEKGLPLKTFTAQELRDIKVPNPSAIVNEDMGTPSVAEAAALKMGETLLVSKQIEAKSVTVAVSLAAREYRG; from the coding sequence ATTGATGGCAGGTTCAAGGACAAACCAGATGAAACGGCTCCTTCCCCAGCAAAAGTGCAATGGCATGGACGAGTATTATGGCTAGGCATAGGTTGCATCCGTGGCACGGAGAAAGCAGTCATAGATAGGGCAATTAGGGCTGTTTTTGAGCGTTATCACCTCTCTTTAGCCGCTATTGCCGGTATCGCCACCCTTGACATCAAAGCTGATGAACGGGGTTTAATTGCCTACTGTCAAGAGAAAGGATTGCCCCTAAAAACTTTTACTGCCCAGGAGTTGAGAGATATTAAGGTCCCCAATCCCTCGGCTATTGTCAACGAGGACATGGGAACTCCTAGCGTCGCCGAAGCTGCCGCTTTAAAAATGGGCGAGACTTTGCTAGTCAGCAAGCAAATAGAAGCAAAATCGGTGACGGTGGCGGTTTCTTTGGCAGCAAGGGAATATAGAGGATAG
- a CDS encoding alpha/beta fold hydrolase, with the protein MPQRQTFTNNSMAISYLQWSDRGMPLLLLHGMADHALVWSSLGDYLSSNYQVIAPDLRGHGESDKPATGYHFQDYIGDLRALINHLGWRQAHILGHSWSAKIAAIWATQQPEVFKSLILVDPFFIDKMPSWMRITFPILYQVLPFLKITRSFDSYQSIEAIARQLKQYKGWSNLQQEVFKNAIEQKADGSWSSKFTLSARGEIFEDVMGFAGLTKTLDIPSLLILPQQGLNRTAWQIQSYKKYLTSLEIKKIPGNHWAFLGEPETFNQAVGEFLSVRENDDG; encoded by the coding sequence ATGCCACAACGCCAGACTTTTACCAATAACTCGATGGCAATTTCCTATTTACAATGGAGCGATCGAGGTATGCCTCTATTATTATTGCACGGCATGGCGGATCATGCTTTGGTTTGGTCAAGTTTGGGCGATTATTTAAGCTCAAATTATCAAGTTATTGCCCCAGATTTGCGGGGACATGGGGAAAGCGATAAACCGGCAACTGGTTATCACTTTCAGGATTATATCGGCGATTTAAGGGCTTTAATTAATCATTTAGGTTGGAGGCAAGCACATATTTTAGGTCATTCTTGGAGTGCTAAAATAGCGGCAATTTGGGCAACTCAACAGCCGGAAGTATTTAAGAGTTTAATTTTAGTCGATCCCTTTTTTATCGATAAAATGCCTAGTTGGATGAGGATAACTTTTCCAATTCTCTATCAAGTTTTGCCATTTTTAAAGATTACTCGTTCCTTTGATAGTTATCAGAGCATAGAAGCGATCGCTCGTCAATTAAAACAATATAAAGGTTGGTCAAATTTACAGCAAGAGGTGTTTAAAAATGCCATCGAACAAAAAGCTGATGGCAGTTGGAGCAGTAAATTTACTTTATCAGCACGCGGGGAAATTTTTGAGGATGTCATGGGGTTTGCTGGATTAACTAAAACTTTAGATATTCCCAGTTTATTAATCCTTCCCCAACAGGGATTAAATCGCACTGCTTGGCAAATTCAATCCTATAAAAAGTATTTAACGTCTCTAGAGATTAAAAAGATACCGGGTAATCATTGGGCATTTTTAGGGGAACCTGAAACTTTTAATCAAGCAGTAGGGGAATTTTTATCTGTTCGCGAAAATGACGATGGTTAA
- a CDS encoding DUF4160 domain-containing protein encodes MESFNLDGLDLFFNSHDHWPPHFHVRKPGQWEIRVFFLLCNQENGLNFQVKWPANAKISSKEKKQILDHVLANRSALLIEWEVKVCT; translated from the coding sequence GTGGAATCCTTTAATTTAGATGGCTTAGATCTGTTTTTCAATTCTCACGATCATTGGCCACCTCATTTTCATGTTCGTAAACCGGGCCAATGGGAAATTAGAGTTTTTTTCTTACTTTGTAATCAAGAAAATGGTCTAAATTTTCAGGTGAAATGGCCCGCCAATGCCAAAATATCTAGTAAGGAAAAAAAGCAAATACTCGACCACGTTTTAGCCAATCGTTCTGCGCTCCTGATTGAATGGGAGGTAAAAGTCTGTACCTAG
- the aroH gene encoding chorismate mutase has protein sequence MTIVQWKVRAIRGATTVTANTIEAIREAVTELLEAIEIHNSLDPDDIVSVIFTATQDLDVIFPAAIARERPHWQNVPLLDVQQMQVAGSLDKCIRVILHVNTPKLQGEMQHVYLRGAKNLRPDWQISPVTINR, from the coding sequence ATGACAATCGTGCAGTGGAAGGTTCGAGCCATTCGGGGAGCAACGACAGTAACGGCTAATACTATTGAAGCTATACGAGAAGCAGTAACAGAACTCCTCGAAGCGATCGAAATCCACAATAGTCTCGATCCCGATGATATTGTTAGTGTTATCTTTACGGCAACTCAGGATTTAGACGTGATTTTCCCCGCCGCTATCGCTCGCGAACGTCCCCATTGGCAAAATGTCCCCCTCCTCGATGTGCAACAGATGCAGGTCGCTGGTAGTCTCGACAAGTGTATTCGCGTAATTCTCCACGTTAATACTCCCAAACTACAAGGGGAAATGCAGCACGTCTATCTCCGGGGGGCGAAAAATCTTCGCCCCGATTGGCAGATTTCTCCAGTAACTATTAATCGCTAA
- the accA gene encoding acetyl-CoA carboxylase carboxyl transferase subunit alpha encodes MTKNETTEKKIFLLDFEKPLYELESRIEQIKELAQENSVDVSEQISQLDERANQLRREIFSNLTPSQRLQLARHPRRPSTLDYIQAITDEWFELHGDRGGYDDPALVGGVARFNGRPVVIIGHQKGRDTKDNVARNFGMAAPGGYRKAMRLMEHAHQFNQPILTFIDTPGAWAGVEAEKLGQGEAIAYNLREMFRLDVPIICTVIGEGGSGGALGIGVGDRLLMLEHSVYTVATPEACAAILWKDAKKSDKAAVALKITSKDLKELNIIDQIVPEPSRGAHADPIKAAANLKATISENLEALSLLTPQQRRESRYQKFRNLGVFLEATA; translated from the coding sequence ATGACTAAAAACGAGACTACCGAGAAAAAGATTTTTCTCCTAGATTTTGAGAAACCCCTCTACGAATTAGAATCCCGCATCGAACAGATTAAAGAATTAGCCCAAGAAAATAGCGTGGATGTCTCGGAACAAATTAGTCAACTAGACGAACGAGCTAATCAATTACGTCGTGAAATTTTTAGCAATCTCACCCCTTCCCAAAGGCTACAATTAGCCCGTCATCCCCGGCGCCCCAGTACCCTAGATTATATTCAAGCCATCACCGATGAATGGTTCGAGTTACACGGTGATCGCGGTGGTTACGACGATCCCGCCCTTGTGGGTGGTGTTGCCCGTTTTAACGGTCGTCCCGTGGTGATTATCGGACATCAAAAAGGCCGGGATACTAAGGATAATGTGGCTAGAAATTTCGGCATGGCTGCCCCCGGCGGTTATCGTAAAGCCATGCGTTTAATGGAACACGCCCATCAGTTTAATCAGCCAATTTTAACCTTTATTGACACCCCCGGCGCCTGGGCGGGGGTGGAAGCGGAAAAATTAGGTCAAGGAGAAGCGATCGCCTATAATCTTCGGGAAATGTTCCGTTTAGATGTGCCGATCATTTGTACTGTTATTGGTGAAGGTGGTTCCGGCGGTGCTTTGGGCATTGGGGTCGGCGATCGCCTGTTAATGTTAGAGCATTCTGTCTATACCGTGGCGACTCCCGAAGCTTGTGCCGCCATTCTCTGGAAAGATGCCAAAAAATCCGATAAAGCGGCAGTTGCCCTCAAAATTACCTCAAAAGATTTAAAAGAGTTAAATATTATCGATCAGATCGTTCCTGAACCCTCCAGAGGGGCCCATGCTGATCCGATTAAAGCGGCAGCCAATTTAAAAGCCACTATTAGTGAAAATTTAGAGGCTTTATCTTTGTTAACTCCCCAACAACGGCGCGAATCTCGTTATCAAAAATTCCGCAATTTAGGCGTATTTTTAGAAGCTACAGCTTAA